A stretch of the Rhodothermales bacterium genome encodes the following:
- a CDS encoding DUF4296 domain-containing protein gives MKQLLRSTIAGLAAAAGVCSLSLVGCTGTGEPIEETKLVGLIVDLHVLEARRELVADIDGSLRDSVLAAHGVTHQQFETSIAYYADKPDDYVSLYNRVIDSLSAEEAQLEQEGVIGLLPPP, from the coding sequence GTGAAACAACTCCTGCGAAGTACTATCGCTGGATTGGCGGCTGCGGCGGGCGTGTGCTCGCTATCTCTCGTTGGATGCACTGGCACAGGCGAGCCGATTGAGGAGACGAAGCTGGTGGGACTGATCGTCGATTTGCACGTGCTGGAAGCCCGACGTGAACTGGTCGCAGACATCGATGGGTCTCTTCGAGACTCCGTACTCGCAGCGCACGGAGTCACGCACCAACAATTCGAGACGTCGATCGCGTACTATGCGGACAAACCTGATGACTATGTCTCGCTGTACAATCGCGTTATAGACAGCCTTTCGGCTGAAGAAGCTCAGCTCGAACAGGAAGGAGTGATCGGGCTGCTTCCGCCTCCGTAA
- a CDS encoding RecQ family ATP-dependent DNA helicase: MSPEDGRQAEPTKQTFANQARAVLRKHWGHAEFRPGQWEVIDSILSGRDVLAVLPTGTGKSVCYQLPALMNSGLTLVVSPLIALMRDQVDGLKRRGVSATYIDSTLSRREIDQRLTDAEFGKYRLLYVAPERLSSAAFASRCERLTIRTVVVDEAHCVSEWGHSFRPSYLEIADTVGKLGSPVVAALTATATPNVRSDILSLAGLTNPLVVVTGFDRPNVEWTVYREADKRRRIRSILRAAPGSAIVYTGTRRGAKEWAAWLRSQKVEAVHYHGGLSSDAREREQSAWMTDRARVMVATSAFGMGIDKPDVRCVIHVDLPLSLEAYYQEAGRAGRDGKPSQAILVYRDGDERLPNSLIDSSFPAAEQVSAVYEAACNLGGVAVGALSDAPIDLDLAQVGRVAGASVSVVRQSVDLLERSGAWTAMHEGGQGYLRMISTPAQIRPLAAGAAGEAIQAVAEYLLRGDIADAHRSWISIDPSRLAARLRIPAENVEQTLSRLDMLGHVQWKSPGATLRLILVMPRQRSAPVRADLLASGRKSARNRLADLVRYVDHRGCRRNYILTYFGEQTRARCGSCDYCLATHQKESGIAVNESIIQAVLAAARSGLSFDEWTPDASWTDEEVDACVDWLVREGYLRVSAAPGFTLEITSAGQKLI, encoded by the coding sequence ATGAGCCCTGAGGATGGCCGCCAGGCCGAACCGACAAAGCAAACTTTTGCGAACCAGGCGCGGGCCGTGCTCAGAAAACACTGGGGGCATGCCGAGTTCAGGCCGGGCCAGTGGGAGGTGATCGATTCGATCCTTTCAGGTCGAGACGTGCTCGCCGTTCTTCCGACGGGTACCGGCAAGTCAGTGTGTTACCAGCTGCCGGCCCTCATGAATTCCGGGCTGACGCTCGTCGTGTCGCCCCTGATAGCACTCATGCGCGATCAGGTGGATGGACTCAAGCGGCGTGGAGTGTCAGCCACGTACATCGATTCGACACTTTCGCGGCGTGAGATTGATCAGCGACTCACCGATGCTGAATTCGGGAAATACAGGCTGTTGTACGTGGCGCCGGAGCGACTGAGCTCGGCCGCTTTCGCGTCGAGATGCGAAAGGCTCACCATCCGGACGGTGGTTGTAGATGAAGCGCACTGCGTGAGCGAGTGGGGCCACAGTTTTCGACCGTCGTACCTGGAGATCGCTGATACCGTTGGCAAACTGGGTTCGCCCGTTGTCGCGGCACTGACGGCGACAGCGACACCCAATGTGCGATCGGACATTCTGTCGCTCGCCGGACTTACGAATCCGCTCGTCGTCGTAACCGGGTTTGACCGACCGAACGTCGAGTGGACCGTCTATCGAGAGGCCGACAAGCGGCGACGAATCAGGTCGATTCTGCGTGCCGCCCCGGGTAGCGCGATTGTGTATACCGGCACCAGGCGCGGAGCCAAAGAGTGGGCTGCGTGGCTGCGATCCCAGAAGGTGGAGGCGGTGCACTATCACGGTGGGTTGTCGTCGGACGCACGTGAGCGGGAGCAGTCCGCGTGGATGACCGATCGGGCCCGTGTGATGGTCGCAACGAGTGCGTTTGGCATGGGGATCGACAAACCCGATGTTCGATGCGTCATTCATGTGGATCTGCCACTGAGCCTTGAGGCCTACTATCAGGAGGCCGGTCGAGCGGGAAGAGACGGAAAACCGTCTCAGGCGATTCTTGTGTATCGCGACGGGGATGAGCGACTGCCGAACTCGCTCATCGACAGCTCTTTTCCGGCCGCTGAACAGGTGTCGGCAGTGTACGAAGCGGCCTGCAACCTTGGTGGGGTAGCTGTCGGAGCGCTCAGCGATGCCCCCATCGACCTTGATCTGGCACAGGTTGGCAGGGTCGCCGGGGCGTCAGTGTCAGTGGTTCGCCAGTCCGTGGATCTGCTCGAGCGCTCGGGCGCCTGGACCGCGATGCACGAGGGCGGACAGGGCTACCTCCGGATGATCTCGACGCCCGCACAGATTCGACCCCTGGCGGCGGGCGCGGCGGGTGAGGCGATCCAGGCTGTTGCAGAGTATCTCCTCCGAGGCGACATTGCTGACGCACACCGATCGTGGATTAGCATCGACCCGTCACGTCTTGCGGCTCGTCTTCGGATCCCCGCAGAGAACGTAGAACAGACGCTCAGTCGACTGGACATGCTTGGCCATGTTCAGTGGAAGAGCCCCGGAGCTACGCTGAGACTTATTCTCGTGATGCCCCGACAGCGTTCGGCTCCGGTCCGCGCCGACCTGCTTGCTTCCGGCCGCAAAAGCGCAAGGAACCGACTGGCCGATCTCGTCCGATACGTGGACCACCGCGGATGCCGGCGCAACTACATCCTCACCTATTTCGGGGAGCAGACCCGTGCGCGATGTGGAAGCTGCGACTATTGCCTGGCGACGCATCAAAAAGAAAGTGGGATCGCTGTGAATGAGAGCATCATTCAGGCGGTACTGGCTGCGGCGCGTTCGGGATTGAGTTTCGACGAATGGACACCGGACGCATCGTGGACCGACGAGGAAGTAGACGCCTGTGTTGACTGGCTCGTCCGCGAAGGGTATCTGCGCGTCTCTGCTGCGCCAGGATTCACCCTCGAGATCACATCCGCGGGTCAAAAGCTGATCTGA
- a CDS encoding glycosyltransferase family 2 protein yields the protein MQQGSSDKRPPVSVIILTWNALPLLQRYLPSVAASSYDNLEIILADNASSDGSADWVSQSFPEVRIIRHQENYGFCRGNNLAIAEAQGDYVVLLNNDVEVDRDWLQPLVAQMLSDDRVAAVQPKILKSGEPLSFEYAGAAGGFIDRWGFPFARGRLFETIEKDEGQYDVAADIFWATGAAVMLRATVLKDVGLLDEQFFMHMEEIDLCWRMKRRGHRIVCEPASAVYHLGGASLPSSSSRKAYYNFRNNLLTLYKNVSPSHWRRVIIVRILLDTVAAMRAVGLGRADEARAIWRAHRDAARMRERYKADRPTTESGVEVYGGSVVIDYFLRGRRKFMDLPSSTFSATR from the coding sequence ATGCAACAAGGTTCATCTGACAAGCGGCCGCCGGTCTCCGTAATAATACTGACGTGGAACGCCCTCCCGTTGCTGCAGAGGTACCTGCCGTCTGTGGCAGCGTCGAGCTACGATAACCTGGAGATCATTCTGGCGGACAACGCATCTTCCGATGGTTCGGCTGACTGGGTCTCGCAATCGTTCCCTGAGGTTCGAATCATTCGACATCAGGAAAACTACGGCTTCTGTCGCGGAAACAACCTCGCGATTGCAGAAGCTCAAGGTGACTATGTGGTACTTCTGAATAATGACGTGGAGGTTGACCGCGACTGGCTTCAGCCACTCGTCGCACAGATGTTGTCAGATGATCGCGTGGCCGCCGTTCAGCCAAAGATTCTGAAATCCGGAGAACCGCTATCGTTTGAGTATGCTGGCGCGGCCGGCGGGTTTATAGATCGATGGGGGTTTCCGTTTGCCCGCGGACGCCTTTTCGAAACGATCGAGAAAGACGAGGGACAATACGATGTTGCGGCGGACATATTCTGGGCCACTGGCGCTGCGGTCATGTTAAGAGCCACGGTCTTGAAAGATGTCGGGTTGCTTGACGAGCAGTTCTTTATGCACATGGAGGAAATCGACCTCTGCTGGCGAATGAAGCGAAGAGGTCATCGAATCGTCTGCGAGCCTGCCAGCGCGGTGTACCATCTTGGTGGGGCGTCGCTCCCCAGCTCGAGTTCGCGTAAGGCCTACTACAACTTCCGCAATAACCTTCTCACCCTGTACAAGAACGTCTCACCATCGCACTGGCGGCGTGTGATCATTGTCCGGATCTTGCTGGATACCGTTGCGGCCATGCGTGCAGTGGGCCTTGGTCGAGCCGACGAAGCGCGGGCTATCTGGCGTGCTCACCGCGACGCAGCAAGGATGCGCGAACGATACAAGGCGGACCGCCCCACAACCGAGTCAGGGGTCGAGGTTTATGGCGGGAGTGTCGTGATTGACTATTTCCTCCGGGGCCGTCGCAAGTTCATGGACCTGCCATCAAGCACGTTCTCCGCCACCCGCTGA
- a CDS encoding DMT family transporter, whose protein sequence is MTHQTEEPLTEGRPFALYPLLLVGLSSFALSPILIRFATDVPALSLAVWRTIFSVLMLAPFAVGSIGTEIRKFTSRDIRLIIVAGVLLALHFVTWITSLYHTSVASASVLVSLSPIFLAILGVFVLKEKLGRPTVIAIGLAVGGTILIGAGDLGSASPTAANPVLGNSLATTAAFFVSCYLLIGRVMRQKASWLAYVFCMYSVVAVVVLVVALIAGTPLLGFEPRIYFLCALMALGPQIIGHGSFNYALKFMPAALLGLLSLTEPVGGSVLAYFLFDEMPSIPGLAGMIIVLLAVIGALLPRRRSTPSPSPSAGGGERA, encoded by the coding sequence ATGACGCATCAGACTGAGGAGCCTCTTACCGAAGGCCGACCGTTCGCCCTCTACCCACTTCTCCTGGTAGGGCTGTCGAGTTTTGCGCTGAGCCCGATTCTTATCCGGTTTGCGACGGACGTTCCCGCGCTGAGTCTGGCAGTCTGGCGCACCATCTTCTCGGTACTCATGCTGGCTCCCTTTGCGGTGGGATCTATCGGCACCGAGATTCGCAAATTTACTTCTCGCGACATTCGGCTGATTATCGTAGCGGGAGTATTGCTTGCACTGCACTTCGTGACGTGGATTACCTCGCTGTATCACACGTCCGTTGCCAGCGCATCCGTCCTGGTTTCGCTCAGCCCGATCTTTCTCGCCATACTTGGAGTGTTCGTCCTCAAAGAAAAGCTTGGCCGCCCTACCGTCATCGCCATCGGGCTGGCGGTGGGAGGGACGATTTTGATCGGGGCGGGTGATCTTGGATCCGCCAGTCCGACTGCAGCGAATCCGGTCCTGGGCAATTCCCTTGCAACGACCGCCGCGTTCTTTGTGAGCTGCTATCTACTGATCGGACGTGTGATGCGGCAGAAGGCGTCATGGCTAGCGTATGTGTTCTGTATGTATTCCGTTGTGGCGGTTGTTGTTCTTGTCGTGGCGTTGATTGCCGGAACGCCTCTCCTCGGATTTGAACCTCGCATCTACTTCTTGTGCGCGCTCATGGCTCTCGGCCCGCAGATCATCGGACACGGGTCGTTCAATTACGCCCTGAAGTTCATGCCGGCAGCGTTGCTTGGCCTGCTGTCATTGACTGAGCCGGTAGGGGGGTCCGTTCTAGCCTATTTCCTTTTCGACGAAATGCCTTCTATTCCGGGTCTTGCAGGAATGATCATCGTCCTTCTGGCCGTGATCGGGGCGTTGTTGCCGCGGCGACGCTCGACACCGTCGCCGTCGCCGTCAGCGGGTGGCGGAGAACGTGCTTGA
- a CDS encoding DUF4293 family protein yields MIQRIQSVYLLLAALLVLAVPVAGGFVTPDSWVWYPPVKVAVSILAGVGCLVAIFLYKDRQRQKRLVTVDLFLALALAGVVLAAWFAASAGSSDLWPSGLPLAAAVFLVLARRSVGKDIELVRSMDRLR; encoded by the coding sequence ATGATTCAACGAATTCAGTCCGTTTACCTGCTGCTTGCCGCCCTGCTGGTTCTGGCGGTTCCGGTCGCCGGAGGCTTCGTGACGCCTGATTCCTGGGTGTGGTATCCACCGGTAAAGGTGGCGGTCTCCATCCTGGCGGGTGTTGGTTGTCTGGTCGCCATCTTCCTCTATAAGGATCGTCAACGTCAGAAGCGGCTCGTCACCGTTGATCTATTCCTTGCCCTGGCCCTGGCCGGCGTAGTGTTGGCGGCCTGGTTTGCGGCATCGGCCGGGAGTTCCGATCTCTGGCCGTCCGGTCTCCCGCTGGCTGCCGCCGTATTCCTCGTTCTGGCTCGAAGGTCAGTTGGCAAGGATATCGAACTCGTCCGTTCGATGGACCGGCTCAGATAA
- a CDS encoding isocitrate/isopropylmalate dehydrogenase family protein: MSHTVTLLPGDGIGPEVIDATVKVLDATGVRFEWERHNEIGEAAIPKYGNPLPDHIIESVARNGIALKGPVTTPVGHGFKSVNVGLRQKLELYANLRPCKSLPGLKTHFENIDLIIFRENTEGLYSGIENVDERLEIVDSIARITRVGSERIIRFAFDYAETHDRRLITIVHKANILKAAGKLFLDLAAAESARHPAVKMNDKIIDNMAMQLVMFPERYDSIVTTNLFGDILSDLCAGLVGGLGVVGGANIGDNCAVFEAVHGSAPDIAGQDKANPTALIRTGEMMLRHLGEIAAADAVHDALHATYAEGKDLTADVGGSCTTTEFADRLALRVAELV, encoded by the coding sequence ATGTCGCATACCGTAACGCTGCTGCCCGGCGATGGCATCGGACCTGAGGTCATAGATGCAACTGTGAAGGTGCTTGACGCCACAGGTGTTCGATTTGAGTGGGAGCGCCACAACGAGATTGGCGAGGCCGCCATCCCGAAATACGGCAATCCGCTCCCCGATCACATCATTGAGTCCGTTGCTCGCAACGGAATAGCCCTGAAGGGGCCCGTGACGACGCCCGTCGGGCACGGATTCAAAAGCGTTAACGTCGGACTTCGCCAGAAGCTGGAGCTGTACGCAAACTTGCGTCCGTGCAAGTCGCTTCCAGGCCTTAAGACGCACTTTGAGAACATCGATCTCATCATCTTCCGCGAGAATACTGAAGGGCTGTATTCTGGGATCGAGAATGTCGACGAGCGGCTCGAAATCGTGGACTCGATTGCCAGAATAACCAGGGTCGGGTCCGAGCGGATCATCCGGTTTGCCTTTGATTACGCAGAAACACACGACCGTCGTCTGATCACGATTGTTCACAAAGCGAATATTCTGAAAGCGGCGGGGAAGTTGTTTCTGGATCTTGCGGCTGCGGAGTCGGCGAGGCATCCGGCCGTCAAGATGAACGACAAGATCATCGACAACATGGCGATGCAGTTGGTCATGTTTCCGGAAAGGTATGACTCGATTGTGACGACCAATCTTTTCGGAGATATTCTGAGCGACCTATGCGCGGGACTGGTCGGGGGCCTGGGTGTTGTTGGTGGAGCGAACATCGGAGACAACTGCGCGGTGTTTGAGGCCGTGCATGGAAGCGCGCCGGATATCGCCGGCCAGGACAAGGCAAATCCGACGGCGCTGATACGAACCGGCGAGATGATGCTGCGCCATCTGGGCGAAATCGCGGCCGCGGACGCGGTCCACGATGCTCTGCACGCGACGTACGCGGAAGGGAAAGACCTGACGGCAGACGTTGGCGGCTCGTGCACGACAACCGAGTTCGCAGACAGGCTGGCACTCCGCGTCGCCGAACTCGTGTGA
- a CDS encoding biopolymer transporter ExbD: MSSHFKKKAGTKQNIPTASLPDIIFMLLIFFMVTTVLRENTVQVRTMLPRAEALTKIDQKRLVSYVYVGPKKLEGLRVGDTAVQIDDALIDDVGQIRTVMYRKLLEQPKLIVSLRVDQESEMGIVMDVQQELRQAGTLRVNYSTKPVI, translated from the coding sequence ATGTCATCGCACTTCAAGAAAAAGGCCGGAACAAAGCAGAATATTCCGACGGCTTCTTTGCCGGACATCATATTCATGCTGCTGATCTTTTTCATGGTTACGACGGTGCTTCGCGAGAACACAGTGCAGGTTCGAACCATGCTGCCCCGCGCCGAGGCGCTAACCAAGATCGACCAGAAACGGCTGGTTTCGTACGTGTACGTGGGCCCGAAGAAATTGGAGGGATTGCGCGTGGGCGACACCGCTGTTCAGATCGATGACGCTCTCATCGACGACGTAGGCCAGATCAGGACGGTCATGTACCGGAAACTGCTGGAGCAGCCCAAACTCATTGTATCCCTAAGGGTAGATCAGGAGTCAGAGATGGGCATTGTCATGGATGTCCAGCAGGAATTGCGCCAGGCTGGTACGCTCCGGGTCAATTACTCGACGAAACCGGTGATCTAA
- a CDS encoding biopolymer transporter ExbD, with protein MAGLMKKKKSREAEIPTASMADIAFLLLIFFLVTTTIDVDTGIGMVLPPPLDQEVDPPPVKERNMLKILVNETGLVLLEDKPSAMSLIRGEVRKHVSNRGADPNYSEDPRKAIVSIKTARQTPYDAYINVLDEVWMAYFEIWDSEARSLGHPNYKEYVGSLGDGENEVRSRVPAGISIAEPDPS; from the coding sequence ATGGCTGGATTAATGAAAAAGAAGAAGTCGCGGGAGGCAGAGATCCCTACCGCATCGATGGCCGACATCGCCTTTCTTCTGTTGATTTTCTTTCTGGTTACCACGACCATCGACGTCGATACCGGAATCGGAATGGTGCTGCCGCCGCCACTCGACCAGGAGGTAGATCCTCCGCCAGTGAAGGAGCGCAACATGCTCAAGATTCTGGTTAACGAAACAGGGTTGGTGCTTCTCGAGGACAAGCCGTCGGCGATGTCTCTGATTCGCGGCGAGGTTCGCAAGCACGTTAGCAACCGTGGCGCTGATCCGAATTATTCCGAGGATCCAAGGAAGGCGATTGTGTCTATCAAGACCGCCCGCCAGACGCCGTATGATGCGTACATCAATGTTCTCGACGAAGTCTGGATGGCGTATTTCGAGATCTGGGATTCGGAGGCAAGGAGTCTCGGCCATCCGAACTACAAGGAGTACGTCGGCTCCCTCGGTGACGGTGAGAACGAGGTGCGTAGCCGCGTGCCGGCTGGTATTTCGATCGCGGAACCCGACCCTTCGTAA
- a CDS encoding MotA/TolQ/ExbB proton channel family protein: MGLYSVFMLLPQEAADPGIINVLVEKFNEGNDGGFMWPILVTLIIGLAIAFERIITLNRADINTRQFIVNVKEALQSGGITAAEEVCASTRGPVASVFQAGLLRHDEGIEAVEKAVISYGSIEMSFLERGLVWLSLFISLAPMFGFLGTVWGMVGAFDAIETAGDISPSLVAGGIKVALLTTVFGLITAIILQFFYNYAVSKVDRIVVDMEESALELIDSLVLMQAGSPAREG; the protein is encoded by the coding sequence ATGGGGCTGTATAGCGTCTTCATGTTGCTGCCGCAGGAAGCTGCGGATCCCGGCATCATCAACGTCCTGGTTGAGAAGTTCAACGAAGGAAATGACGGGGGCTTCATGTGGCCCATTCTCGTCACTCTCATCATTGGGCTGGCAATCGCTTTTGAGCGAATCATCACTCTAAACCGCGCGGACATCAACACGCGTCAGTTCATTGTCAACGTCAAGGAGGCGTTGCAGAGCGGAGGAATCACTGCAGCCGAAGAAGTGTGTGCTAGCACGCGCGGACCGGTGGCATCGGTATTCCAGGCGGGCCTACTACGCCACGATGAGGGCATCGAGGCCGTTGAAAAGGCGGTGATCTCGTATGGATCAATTGAAATGAGCTTTCTCGAGCGAGGCCTTGTGTGGCTGTCGCTGTTCATTTCTCTTGCGCCTATGTTTGGGTTTCTCGGAACGGTCTGGGGAATGGTCGGCGCCTTCGATGCTATCGAGACCGCGGGCGACATCTCGCCCAGCCTTGTCGCCGGTGGTATCAAGGTCGCACTGCTGACGACGGTGTTCGGGCTTATCACGGCCATCATCCTGCAGTTCTTCTACAACTACGCGGTGTCCAAGGTGGACAGGATTGTGGTGGACATGGAAGAGTCGGCGCTGGAGCTCATCGACTCACTCGTCCTCATGCAGGCGGGGTCGCCGGCTCGCGAAGGCTAG
- a CDS encoding S41 family peptidase, whose amino-acid sequence MARKTRFVWLGVILLGTGVLLGVQVGAYMSDDNTYESLKKLEDAFLVVTQKYVEDVSSSQLAESAIKGMLKELDPHSVYIDAERMRQVNEDFNASFEGIGISYELIPGPENRDTLAVLNPLPGGPSEDVGLLSGDRIVEVDGKSAIGFTNEDVQRSLKGPGGTTVDVTVRRPGYARKLSFTITRDKIPINTLDAAYMLDGQTGFVKLNRFARTTHSEFRSALRQLNSAGMQRLVLDLRGNAGGYRDMAVRVSDELLPAGKLIVSTQGRFADTNEEFRSRSGGLFETKPVIVLVDENSASASEIVAGALQDHDRALIVGRRTFGKGLVQQQFVLNDGSSLRVTVSKYYTPSGRLIQTPYLNGDRQAYYTSKWEQMEEDAAADRESAISSIPDSLKYRTDGGRLVLGGGGIVPDFIVYSDTLSPLMQTILAKGLERSFVRDWLDKRGSDFKSEWSDRRNEFFSDFEVKGEDLTDFVEFAGRNSVTIREGAERTVLGPDEEPTEFTTADFAADTALIKSLIKGRIAWRIYDRSAWYPVYRTFDTVLQEAMLLWTEAEEMAYTEAARG is encoded by the coding sequence ATGGCAAGAAAGACACGGTTTGTCTGGCTCGGCGTAATCCTCCTCGGCACGGGTGTGCTGCTTGGCGTTCAAGTCGGTGCGTACATGTCCGACGACAACACCTACGAATCACTTAAGAAGCTGGAGGATGCGTTTCTAGTCGTTACACAGAAGTACGTGGAGGACGTGAGTTCCTCGCAACTTGCCGAGAGCGCCATCAAGGGCATGCTTAAGGAATTGGACCCCCACAGTGTGTATATCGATGCCGAGCGGATGCGCCAGGTCAACGAGGATTTCAACGCGTCTTTCGAGGGCATCGGGATCTCATATGAACTCATTCCCGGTCCGGAGAATCGGGATACGCTGGCGGTGTTGAATCCGCTGCCTGGAGGCCCCAGTGAGGACGTCGGTTTACTTTCGGGAGATCGGATCGTCGAGGTCGACGGCAAGTCGGCTATCGGTTTTACGAACGAAGATGTCCAGCGAAGTCTGAAGGGTCCCGGTGGCACGACGGTGGACGTTACGGTCAGACGGCCGGGGTATGCGCGGAAGCTGAGTTTCACAATTACGCGCGACAAGATTCCGATCAACACGCTCGACGCCGCCTACATGCTCGACGGGCAGACCGGTTTTGTAAAACTGAATCGTTTTGCCCGGACCACTCACAGTGAGTTCCGATCTGCGCTCAGGCAGCTGAATAGCGCGGGAATGCAGCGCCTTGTTCTGGACCTCCGAGGCAACGCGGGTGGCTATCGCGACATGGCTGTGCGCGTAAGCGATGAGCTGCTTCCTGCCGGTAAGTTGATCGTTTCAACGCAAGGTCGTTTTGCGGATACGAACGAAGAGTTTCGGTCTCGCTCCGGCGGCCTGTTTGAGACGAAACCGGTCATCGTGCTCGTGGATGAAAACTCGGCTTCGGCCAGCGAAATCGTTGCCGGGGCGCTGCAGGATCACGACCGGGCGCTCATCGTGGGTCGGCGAACATTCGGCAAAGGGCTGGTACAACAGCAATTCGTGTTGAATGACGGCAGTTCACTGCGCGTGACGGTCTCGAAATACTATACGCCCTCGGGCCGCTTGATACAGACGCCATACTTAAACGGGGATCGCCAGGCCTACTACACGAGCAAGTGGGAGCAGATGGAAGAGGACGCGGCCGCCGACAGGGAGTCAGCTATTTCAAGTATTCCGGATTCACTGAAGTACAGAACAGACGGCGGGCGCCTGGTTCTCGGCGGCGGCGGAATTGTACCGGACTTCATCGTGTACTCGGACACGCTGTCGCCCCTCATGCAGACGATACTCGCCAAGGGTCTGGAACGATCGTTCGTGCGGGACTGGTTGGACAAGCGCGGGAGCGATTTCAAATCAGAATGGTCGGATCGAAGGAATGAGTTCTTCTCTGACTTTGAAGTGAAAGGTGAAGACCTGACGGATTTCGTCGAGTTTGCGGGGCGGAACAGCGTGACGATCAGAGAAGGCGCCGAGCGTACGGTACTCGGGCCCGATGAGGAGCCCACAGAGTTCACGACGGCCGACTTCGCAGCTGACACGGCACTGATCAAGTCGCTCATCAAGGGTCGCATTGCCTGGCGGATTTACGATCGATCTGCGTGGTACCCGGTCTACCGGACCTTCGATACGGTCCTTCAAGAAGCGATGCTGCTGTGGACAGAGGCCGAGGAGATGGCGTACACCGAGGCCGCGAGAGGCTGA